The genomic window CTCCCTTGCCTTTTCTTACTATTAATGATGATTGTTCGGTTTCAATGAGCAGATCACCGCAGTTCAGATTAGCCATTTCTGTTACTCTCAAACCTGTAAATAAACCAAGCTCAACCATGAAACAATTTCTTACTGCTATGAAATTCTTGTGCTTTTGCATTAATTCCCGGCAAGTATCCATGAGCTTTCTCACTTCTTCTGTTTTCAGGTACTTACTTTCGTCTAATATCCATGTAAATGTCATTTTGTTTGTTCATCATTCATAGGAAAGGTGAACTGTTATAATAAGAGTGAAATAGAGGTATTTAAGTCTTCCGACGCTGGTTTTTAGAGTGGTATTCTGGGAATGAGAAATAGAAGAAAAACGGAGAAAAAATTTAACAAGCCCAAAAATCGGGGAATTTTAAAAGAATAGATTTGCCGACGGGAAATGAATAAGATAGGAATTAGATGGTGAAATTAGAAAGTTCGCACTTCCTATGTAAAGTGAACTTTATTTTTTAATATAGAAGAAAAGAAAAAGGCATTGCTTTAGAATATCTCGCTTAAATTTTTCCATTCAGTATAATTTGTGTCAGCTTTATATTCGTCATTATTGTTTATTTTCCAGATTTCGGCGACTTTAGATATAATTCCGCCTTTGAATTTTTTACCAGTTTTGTTTTGTTCTTTAATCCATTTCTGCAAAACTTCTGCCTTTCTTTTAGTGTCCCCAGAGCCGACAGTTCCGCTTAAACCTTGTTTTGTGTCCAAAATTAAAATTGTGCCCTTGATTTTGATTATCCAATCAGGATAAAACAGCTTTTCTTTTTTCTCAACTCCATCATAAAAGGGTATAGAGAAATGTTCACTTCCAGAATTTCCGCTTTTATACCACCAATCAACATTTTTTGATTCAACATATTTTATAAATTCTGTTTCGTTTTTCTTCCCATTATAGTTTTTGCCAATATAAAAGGGAATCATTGAAGTTTTACTTAAATCTTTGATTTCTTTATAATCTTCGGTATAGAATAAGGAAGGTCTGGGGATTTCCAAATCTTCGGTTCTTCTTGCTCGTGATGCTTTTTTCTTAACTTCTTCTTGCCTTATTGGTCTGTATTTTTCTAAAGCTTCAGCGATTACTTTTCTTAATATGCTGTCGGGCTTTAACAAATCATTTACAATAATTGTGTAATAGGCACTTCTTTTTTCTTGTATTTTCTCAGCAAAC from bacterium includes these protein-coding regions:
- a CDS encoding tyrosine-type recombinase/integrase; translated protein: MTFTWILDESKYLKTEEVRKLMDTCRELMQKHKNFIAVRNCFMVELGLFTGLRVTEMANLNCGDLLIETEQSSLIVRKGKG